In Deltaproteobacteria bacterium, the sequence TGCCGGGTTCGCCCCAGGAAAACTGCAACGTTCCTGAAGGCGAGAACACATGCACCCGGGCGTTGCCATAGCCATCGGCGACATACAGGTTGCCATTCGGTGCCAAGGCGACATTCGTCACCATGTTGAACGGTCCCGCCGCACGTTGTACCGGCGTATCCCAGGCTTTGAACCCGGTCGGTGCCGGTTCATTCTTCTTGCCCAAAGTGCGCAACAACTTCCCGTCCGCCGTGAAGATGCGCACGGTATGATCGAAATTATCCGCGCCATAGACGAGATCGTTCGGTCCGATATAGAGGCCGTGGGCATTGGTGAACACACCTTCGCCCCAGGCGTTCAAGAATTTGCCGTCGCGATCAAAGACAATGATCGGATGGGCACCGCGATTAAACGCATACACGCGATCCTTCGAGTCCGTCGCGACTCCCGCGACTTCGACGAAGCTCCACCCCTCGGGGAGTTGCTCCCAGCCTTCGACGACTTCGTATTCGATTTTGTTCGTACCGCGTGCCATGATGGTTCCCTCCTTTCGTTTGAGTCGGAGAGTCGAGCAGTCCTTCAGTCTGGCAGTCAGTCCGGGAATAATAGACCGTCTGGCTGAAAGACTGCTTGACTGAAAGACCGAGCGACCTCTTAAGAAACTCGCTGATCCAACTGAATGACGATTCCATCCGGGTCTTTGAACAACGTCGTCATGACTTTCCCGCCTTCGGGTTCGCCATAAGCGACAGTGCCCGCGACTGTTGGCGGGAGGACGACCGGCACGCCGGCGGCTTTTACTTTCTCGAAGGTGGCCTCTAAATCGTCCACCCAGAACGCGAAATGGTGAATACCGACCTGATTCAACTTGATTGCCCCACCCGAAACTGGATGATCTTCAGACAGCACGATGAATGTCGCGTCCGGACCATCTTCCCAGCGTAGGTAGACACCATGGCGCGTGCGCGGCTGCTGTTCACCTTGCACTTTTGCCAGCATGCCGCCGGGGTTTTCTTGCGGATCGTTCAGCGTCACTTTCAAGCCTAACAGATCGCGGTAGAAGCGGAGTGACCGCTCCATGTTGCTGACACCGATGGCGATGTGTGAAGTTCCTCTGATTTTCATAACAATACCCTCCTTC encodes:
- a CDS encoding 6-bladed beta-propeller, translating into MARGTNKIEYEVVEGWEQLPEGWSFVEVAGVATDSKDRVYAFNRGAHPIIVFDRDGKFLNAWGEGVFTNAHGLYIGPNDLVYGADNFDHTVRIFTADGKLLRTLGKKNEPAPTGFKAWDTPVQRAAGPFNMVTNVALAPNGNLYVADGYGNARVHVFSPSGTLQFSWGEPGSGPGQFRLPHAIAVDRRGTVYVADRENSRIQIFKGDGTYITEWNHVQRPDDLYIDADENLFVAELGFKAGVMPNGLGAAVPPHEPHACVSVLTLDGEVQTRFGGPDGCAPGNVFAPHGIWCDSRGDLYVSEVNYSAGGRRGLIPLDCHSLQKFVRVQA
- a CDS encoding VOC family protein — encoded protein: MKIRGTSHIAIGVSNMERSLRFYRDLLGLKVTLNDPQENPGGMLAKVQGEQQPRTRHGVYLRWEDGPDATFIVLSEDHPVSGGAIKLNQVGIHHFAFWVDDLEATFEKVKAAGVPVVLPPTVAGTVAYGEPEGGKVMTTLFKDPDGIVIQLDQRVS